One region of Haloprofundus salilacus genomic DNA includes:
- a CDS encoding ArsA family ATPase produces MRKFVFFGGKGGVGKTTVSSAYALKCANAGLRTLVVSTDPAHSTSDVFDQQFDDTPKPVDGVSGLDAMELDPEEEVSRHLQGIKRSLSTQVSPAMVNEIDRQVEMAHQTPGAYEAALFDRFVDVMRDSDEYDRVVFDTSPTGGTLRLLSLPEFLEGWAERLLAKRKQSVRLFERAAIGGREPRRMREGDPVIAQLEERRDRFALAGRLLREEAAFFLVVNPDELSIRETRRAIGSLDDATLDVRGLVVNKLTPEPDDDENGRGARFLRDRVQTERERLKTLREEFDKPVVAEIATRIAEVKGDLLAEVASEIDVEVRAEPAE; encoded by the coding sequence ATGCGGAAATTCGTCTTCTTCGGCGGCAAAGGAGGAGTAGGAAAGACGACTGTGTCGAGCGCGTACGCGCTCAAGTGCGCGAACGCGGGGCTTCGGACGCTCGTCGTCTCGACGGATCCCGCGCACTCGACGTCGGACGTGTTCGACCAACAGTTCGACGACACCCCGAAACCGGTTGACGGCGTCTCCGGTCTCGACGCGATGGAACTCGACCCCGAGGAGGAGGTGAGTCGCCACCTCCAAGGGATCAAGCGGTCGCTGTCGACGCAGGTGAGTCCCGCGATGGTCAACGAGATAGACCGGCAGGTCGAGATGGCCCACCAGACACCCGGTGCGTACGAGGCGGCGCTGTTCGACCGCTTCGTCGACGTGATGCGCGACTCCGACGAGTACGACCGCGTCGTCTTCGACACCTCGCCGACCGGCGGAACGCTCCGACTGCTGTCGCTGCCGGAGTTTCTGGAGGGGTGGGCCGAGCGACTGCTCGCCAAGCGGAAACAGAGCGTCCGCCTGTTCGAGCGGGCGGCCATCGGCGGCCGCGAACCGCGGCGGATGCGCGAGGGCGACCCCGTCATCGCGCAGTTGGAGGAGCGCCGCGACCGGTTCGCGCTCGCGGGGCGACTGCTCCGAGAGGAGGCGGCGTTCTTCCTCGTCGTCAACCCCGACGAGCTGTCGATTCGAGAGACCAGACGCGCCATCGGCTCGCTCGACGACGCGACGCTCGACGTGCGCGGACTAGTTGTGAACAAACTCACGCCCGAACCCGACGACGACGAGAACGGGCGGGGCGCGCGCTTCCTGCGCGACAGAGTCCAAACCGAGCGCGAGCGGTTGAAGACGCTCCGCGAGGAGTTCGACAAACCGGTCGTCGCCGAGATAGCGACGCGCATCGCCGAGGTGAAAGGCGACCTCCTGGCCGAAGTGGCTTCGGAGATCGACGTTGAAGTACGGGCAGAACCGGCTGAATGA
- a CDS encoding CobW family GTP-binding protein: MTQTIPVTILSGSLGAGKTTLLNHLLRNAGDRNIAVLVNDMGDLNVDAELVSANSDLSVGDGVAELSNGCICCELQDDLETAVTRLARNRDFDVLVVESSGISEPEPVARLFTTGSRAAALYEVDSLVTVLDSRLFYDAFGGDGVAERRGTDEDDSRPLSDLLVEQVEFANIVLLNKSDLVSEAEMAAVEEMVRALAPDTEILRTRESAVAPDRLFGRELYDPATAAEMAGWKRALAESESGDDSDHIHSHGDSDHDDHGHGVHDDHDHRHPDEVYGVSSFTYRRRRPFHPERFAALLSDLPSNVVRSKGTCWVAGRESPVVVSQAGPSVRAEAVGRWIAALPEADRDLYRANRRDLEWDDEWGDRRTEFVVIGTGLDEEATIATLDDCLLTDEEMTETWEAFENPFPTQGEELVVTEP; the protein is encoded by the coding sequence ATGACGCAGACGATTCCCGTCACCATTCTTAGCGGGAGCCTCGGTGCCGGGAAGACGACGTTGTTGAACCACCTCCTCCGGAACGCTGGCGACCGAAACATCGCCGTCCTCGTCAACGACATGGGCGACCTCAACGTCGACGCGGAACTCGTGAGCGCGAACTCTGACCTCTCGGTCGGCGACGGCGTCGCCGAACTCTCGAACGGCTGTATCTGCTGCGAACTGCAGGACGACCTCGAGACGGCCGTCACGCGACTCGCGCGGAACCGCGACTTCGACGTGCTCGTCGTCGAATCCTCGGGCATCAGCGAACCCGAACCGGTCGCGCGCCTCTTCACGACGGGGTCGCGCGCGGCGGCGCTGTACGAGGTGGACTCGCTCGTGACGGTGCTCGACAGTCGGCTGTTCTACGACGCCTTCGGCGGCGACGGCGTCGCCGAGCGCCGCGGCACCGACGAGGACGACAGTCGCCCGCTCTCGGACCTCCTGGTCGAGCAGGTGGAGTTCGCCAACATCGTGCTGCTGAACAAATCGGATCTCGTCTCCGAGGCGGAGATGGCCGCCGTCGAGGAGATGGTGCGGGCGCTCGCACCCGACACCGAGATTCTCCGTACGAGGGAGTCGGCGGTCGCCCCCGATCGGTTGTTCGGCCGCGAGTTGTACGACCCAGCGACGGCCGCGGAGATGGCCGGGTGGAAGCGGGCGCTCGCCGAGAGCGAAAGTGGGGACGACAGCGACCACATCCACAGTCACGGCGACAGCGACCACGACGACCACGGTCACGGTGTACACGACGACCACGACCACCGCCACCCGGACGAGGTGTACGGGGTCTCGTCGTTCACGTACCGGCGTCGCCGCCCGTTCCACCCCGAACGGTTCGCCGCGCTGCTCTCGGACCTCCCGTCGAACGTCGTCCGCTCGAAGGGGACCTGTTGGGTCGCCGGACGCGAGTCGCCCGTCGTCGTCAGTCAGGCGGGACCGTCGGTACGCGCCGAAGCGGTCGGCCGGTGGATCGCAGCCCTCCCGGAGGCCGACCGGGACCTCTATCGGGCGAACCGCCGGGATTTGGAGTGGGACGACGAATGGGGCGACCGGCGGACCGAGTTCGTCGTCATCGGCACCGGCCTCGACGAGGAGGCGACGATAGCGACGCTTGACGACTGCCTGTTGACGGACGAAGAAATGACCGAGACTTGGGAGGCGTTCGAGAACCCGTTCCCGACGCAGGGTGAGGAACTCGTCGTCACCGAACCCTGA
- a CDS encoding SRPBCC family protein — translation MHEVTVSRFVRAPPRVVRRALTPEATIQYEGSFEVHGVEETEDGPVVVAGSRRFRFALRFETLDDGLFYEQAGEAGPFDAMETTVTVASENEGSRVTMRSAVSLGLPLSIVTDRVAAWKRKGELKRALDALAVDVE, via the coding sequence ATGCACGAGGTGACGGTCTCTCGGTTCGTCCGCGCGCCGCCGCGGGTCGTCCGGCGCGCACTTACGCCCGAAGCGACGATTCAGTACGAAGGGAGCTTCGAGGTCCACGGCGTCGAGGAGACCGAGGACGGCCCCGTTGTCGTCGCCGGAAGCCGCCGCTTCCGGTTCGCGCTCCGCTTCGAGACGCTTGACGACGGTCTCTTCTACGAACAGGCGGGCGAGGCCGGACCGTTCGACGCGATGGAGACGACGGTCACCGTCGCCTCCGAGAACGAAGGCTCGCGGGTGACGATGCGCTCGGCGGTCAGTCTCGGTCTCCCGCTATCGATCGTCACCGACCGCGTGGCGGCGTGGAAGCGGAAGGGCGAACTGAAACGCGCGCTGGACGCGCTGGCGGTGGACGTCGAGTAG
- a CDS encoding TylF/MycF/NovP-related O-methyltransferase, with translation MTTARKRVTATVTRAYRLGLLVLSAPIVLGEYFDADTGAAYGVDFPTKCRLVARMLWNNVRLPTGSSFVEHLVVATKILRIPPEKEGVVVECGCYLGGSTANLSLVAGLCDRTLVVFDSFEGMPEPDEVDEAHVLMQSEQVHTYEAGSWRGSLDAVRRNVAAYGDIDACEFEKGYFEETLPTFDRPVALVFLDVGLRSSAETCLEELWPRLRREGYLFTHDVKHMEISSLFFDQAWWRERLDRDAPGLVGAGSGVGLHPQRNGFGSLLGYVVKDPPVDQFDRVEERGAGAYGDEMLGSASGNDASNSE, from the coding sequence ATGACAACTGCTCGAAAGCGCGTGACGGCGACAGTCACACGCGCGTACAGACTCGGATTGCTCGTGCTCAGCGCGCCAATCGTCCTCGGCGAGTACTTCGACGCCGACACCGGCGCGGCCTACGGCGTCGACTTCCCGACGAAATGTCGCCTCGTCGCCCGGATGCTCTGGAACAACGTCCGACTCCCTACCGGGTCGTCGTTCGTCGAACACCTCGTCGTCGCGACGAAGATACTCCGGATACCGCCCGAGAAAGAGGGCGTCGTCGTCGAGTGCGGCTGTTACCTCGGCGGCAGTACGGCGAACCTCTCGTTGGTCGCGGGTCTCTGCGACCGAACGCTCGTCGTGTTCGACTCCTTCGAGGGGATGCCCGAACCCGACGAGGTGGACGAGGCGCACGTGCTCATGCAGTCCGAGCAGGTGCACACCTACGAAGCCGGGTCGTGGCGCGGGTCGCTCGACGCCGTCCGCCGGAACGTCGCCGCCTACGGCGACATCGACGCGTGCGAGTTCGAGAAAGGCTACTTCGAGGAGACGCTCCCGACGTTCGACCGGCCGGTCGCGCTCGTCTTCCTCGACGTGGGGCTTCGAAGTTCCGCGGAGACGTGTCTCGAAGAACTCTGGCCGCGTCTTCGACGGGAGGGCTACCTGTTCACCCACGACGTGAAGCACATGGAGATTTCGTCGCTTTTCTTCGACCAGGCGTGGTGGCGCGAACGCCTTGACCGGGACGCACCCGGACTCGTCGGCGCGGGCAGCGGCGTCGGTCTCCATCCGCAACGAAACGGCTTCGGGAGTCTGCTCGGCTACGTCGTGAAAGACCCGCCGGTCGATCAGTTCGACCGCGTCGAAGAACGAGGAGCGGGAGCCTACGGCGACGAGATGCTCGGGAGCGCTAGCGGCAACGACGCTTCGAACAGCGAGTGA
- a CDS encoding GNAT family N-acetyltransferase, which translates to MSPTRGSARTGPSAEARDEGEYRIRGYEASDREGLLALDREVWDRPRGREWFEWKYVENPYVDHVPIFVAEHDGKIVGARPFLVMPLRGPEGTGTAFQPADTMVHPDHRRQGVFTNMTTAALSHYADAADGPDLYFNFPNDMSRPGYEKLGWRSAGRRTTFYRVQNPSALVGTRLNEVGESFARLTTPVAKRYYRTRDKAARIDGQFVVHRHRTLPVERLADLYERSIPDRLHAHRDEQFYRWRLGSPLWRRLTYVVEAENGPLAGLVARTRTTKDGITITQFAELTPLVGDDAWMAGVSRLFEAALEEHADSDVVAAAGSGLPREFLAEHGFLADDERPLSLLTRSRATVVARPTTDDGPWSFGGAPLDDPDSWFVSFLERDTT; encoded by the coding sequence ATGTCCCCCACCAGAGGGTCTGCACGGACCGGGCCGAGCGCCGAGGCGAGAGACGAAGGTGAGTACCGAATCCGCGGCTACGAGGCTAGCGACAGGGAGGGTCTGCTTGCGCTGGACCGGGAAGTGTGGGACCGCCCGCGCGGCCGAGAGTGGTTCGAGTGGAAGTATGTCGAGAACCCCTACGTCGACCACGTGCCGATTTTCGTCGCCGAACACGACGGCAAGATAGTCGGCGCGCGGCCGTTTCTCGTCATGCCGCTTCGGGGCCCGGAGGGAACGGGGACAGCGTTCCAACCGGCGGATACGATGGTCCACCCCGACCACCGACGGCAAGGCGTGTTCACGAACATGACGACGGCGGCGCTCTCGCACTACGCCGACGCCGCGGACGGCCCCGACCTCTACTTCAACTTCCCGAACGACATGTCGCGGCCGGGGTACGAGAAACTCGGCTGGCGCAGTGCGGGTCGGCGTACGACGTTCTACCGTGTGCAGAACCCGAGCGCGCTCGTCGGGACGCGTCTCAACGAGGTCGGCGAGTCGTTCGCGCGGTTGACGACGCCGGTCGCCAAACGCTACTACCGCACCCGCGACAAAGCCGCCCGCATCGACGGACAGTTCGTCGTCCACCGACACCGAACGCTGCCGGTCGAACGACTCGCCGACCTGTACGAGCGGTCGATACCCGACCGTCTCCACGCGCACCGCGACGAGCAGTTCTACCGCTGGCGGTTGGGGAGTCCGCTCTGGCGGCGTCTCACCTACGTCGTTGAGGCCGAAAACGGGCCGCTCGCCGGCCTCGTCGCTCGGACGCGGACGACGAAGGACGGCATCACCATCACGCAGTTCGCCGAACTCACGCCGCTCGTCGGCGACGACGCGTGGATGGCGGGCGTCTCCCGCCTGTTCGAGGCCGCACTCGAAGAACACGCCGACTCCGACGTCGTCGCGGCCGCCGGCAGCGGCCTCCCGCGGGAGTTCCTCGCCGAACACGGCTTTCTGGCCGACGACGAGCGGCCACTGTCGCTTCTGACGCGGAGCCGAGCCACCGTCGTCGCGCGGCCGACGACCGACGACGGACCGTGGTCGTTCGGCGGCGCCCCGCTGGACGACCCCGACAGCTGGTTCGTCTCCTTTCTCGAACGGGATACGACGTGA
- the upp gene encoding uracil phosphoribosyltransferase produces MPIEDRDDAYLITHALAKDTLSKLRDVETEQVAFRKGLVKLGRIAGYEIIDGAMETEFVSIETPMAETTGERVKGLDDVVIVNVLRAATPFVEGLLKAFPRAKQGVISAGRDEDAGMNDDGEFPIKIDYVKLPEITEKDTVIVADPMLATGSTMCTVLDHVLEEATGFENLFVLSAVSAPDGLLRVGSQFDEPDLLTVAIDDHLDERGYIIPGLGDAGDRAFRTK; encoded by the coding sequence ATGCCCATCGAAGACCGTGACGACGCGTATCTCATCACTCACGCGCTCGCCAAGGATACACTCTCGAAACTCAGAGACGTCGAGACCGAACAGGTCGCCTTCCGGAAAGGGCTGGTCAAACTCGGCCGTATCGCCGGCTACGAGATAATTGACGGCGCAATGGAGACAGAGTTCGTCTCCATCGAGACGCCGATGGCCGAGACGACGGGCGAACGTGTCAAAGGACTCGACGACGTGGTCATCGTCAACGTTCTCCGGGCCGCCACCCCGTTCGTCGAAGGACTCCTGAAAGCGTTCCCCCGCGCCAAACAGGGCGTCATCAGCGCCGGACGCGACGAGGATGCGGGCATGAACGACGACGGCGAGTTCCCCATCAAAATCGACTACGTAAAACTCCCCGAGATAACAGAGAAAGACACCGTCATCGTCGCCGACCCGATGCTCGCCACCGGCAGCACGATGTGTACGGTTCTCGACCACGTGCTGGAGGAAGCGACTGGCTTCGAGAATCTGTTCGTCCTCTCTGCGGTCTCCGCGCCCGACGGTCTGCTCCGCGTCGGCAGCCAGTTCGACGAGCCGGACCTGCTCACCGTTGCCATCGACGACCACCTCGACGAGCGCGGCTACATCATCCCCGGCCTCGGCGATGCCGGCGACCGCGCGTTCCGGACGAAGTAA
- a CDS encoding S9 family peptidase produces MRRVSATDYHDIAKPETPQLSPDGEQVAFVRKVPKDDESYEATIYLVSADGSDDPRRFTVDEGVDSHPRWSPSGDRLAFVSTRGADNDRPQLWVLPTHGGEAQRVTDVPGGVSAPAWSPDGERIAFVQATTEEEREEELDLSIADEEEYERETPDPRVVDRLVYRQLARYIDGTRGHIYVADVESGDVSRLTDGDYDHGSPSWSDETTLYYTSKRTEDPDDNVYVDVFAYDTDAGEEEHVLQTTGWGTDLAVAGDGRVVYARTPEDRTSMRQTDLELFDPESEETTVLTADLDRTVGAAGFQWDPREEHVYFVTPDDGDYVCRRADDAGTAIDIVAGDGHITDISAGDEAVAFAKSEWDHPGDVFIAHGEETTRLTELNADYLADTEVGEPEELRFESDDGVEVQGWVLTPPDFDPDGSGEPSGSADESETYPLAVEIHGGPHAMWSTSGTMWHEFQTLAARGYVVFWSNPRGSTGYGEEFGMAIERDWGDVTMTDVMAGAELVADRDYVDAENAFVTGGSFGGFMTGWIVGHTDFFEGAVAQRGVYDLSSFYGSTDAFKLVEWDFGAKPWDEPEFLWEQSPVAHAANATTPTLVVHSDNDFRVPVNNGEMFYLFLKKNGVDTRLVRYPREGHELSRSGEPGHVVDRIERIARWFDGYSDHHDVPRALERGDDGLSAGEEEHKGDDE; encoded by the coding sequence ATGCGACGCGTCAGCGCCACGGATTATCACGACATCGCTAAACCTGAAACTCCCCAATTGTCTCCCGATGGCGAGCAGGTTGCCTTCGTCAGAAAGGTCCCGAAAGACGACGAATCCTACGAAGCGACCATCTATCTCGTTTCCGCCGACGGCAGCGACGACCCACGACGGTTCACCGTCGACGAGGGCGTCGACAGCCACCCGCGCTGGAGTCCGAGCGGCGACCGACTCGCCTTCGTCTCGACGCGCGGCGCGGACAACGACCGGCCGCAGCTGTGGGTCCTCCCGACGCACGGCGGCGAGGCCCAGCGGGTGACCGACGTCCCCGGCGGCGTCAGCGCACCCGCGTGGAGTCCCGACGGCGAGCGAATCGCGTTCGTGCAGGCAACGACCGAGGAAGAGCGCGAGGAGGAACTCGACCTGAGCATCGCCGACGAGGAGGAGTACGAGCGGGAGACGCCGGACCCCCGCGTCGTCGACCGCCTGGTCTACCGTCAACTCGCCCGGTACATCGACGGCACGCGCGGTCACATCTACGTCGCAGACGTCGAATCCGGCGACGTGAGTCGACTCACCGACGGCGACTACGACCACGGAAGCCCCTCGTGGAGCGACGAGACGACGCTGTACTACACCTCGAAGCGCACCGAAGACCCGGACGACAACGTCTACGTCGATGTGTTCGCCTATGACACCGACGCGGGCGAGGAAGAACACGTCCTCCAGACGACCGGATGGGGGACGGACCTTGCCGTCGCCGGAGACGGCCGCGTCGTCTACGCGCGGACGCCCGAGGACCGCACGTCGATGCGACAGACGGACCTCGAACTGTTCGACCCCGAGAGCGAGGAGACGACCGTCCTGACGGCGGACCTCGACCGCACCGTCGGTGCGGCGGGGTTCCAGTGGGACCCCCGAGAGGAGCACGTCTACTTCGTCACGCCCGACGACGGCGACTACGTCTGCCGTCGCGCCGACGACGCAGGCACAGCAATCGACATCGTCGCGGGCGACGGCCACATCACCGACATCTCGGCGGGCGACGAGGCGGTCGCTTTCGCGAAGAGCGAGTGGGACCACCCCGGCGACGTGTTTATCGCACACGGCGAAGAGACGACGCGACTCACCGAACTCAACGCCGACTACCTCGCCGACACCGAGGTGGGCGAACCCGAGGAACTCCGATTCGAGTCCGACGACGGCGTCGAGGTGCAGGGCTGGGTACTGACGCCACCCGACTTCGACCCGGACGGTAGCGGAGAACCGTCCGGTTCCGCGGACGAATCCGAAACGTACCCGCTCGCCGTCGAGATTCACGGCGGCCCGCACGCGATGTGGTCCACGTCGGGGACCATGTGGCACGAGTTCCAGACGCTGGCGGCACGCGGCTACGTCGTCTTCTGGTCGAACCCCCGCGGGTCGACCGGCTACGGCGAGGAGTTCGGGATGGCCATCGAGCGCGACTGGGGCGACGTGACGATGACCGACGTGATGGCGGGCGCGGAACTCGTCGCCGACCGCGACTACGTCGACGCAGAGAACGCGTTCGTCACCGGCGGGAGCTTCGGCGGCTTCATGACCGGCTGGATAGTGGGTCACACCGACTTCTTCGAGGGCGCGGTCGCCCAGCGCGGCGTCTACGACCTCTCGTCGTTCTACGGGTCGACGGACGCGTTCAAACTCGTCGAGTGGGACTTCGGCGCGAAGCCGTGGGACGAACCGGAGTTCCTCTGGGAGCAGTCGCCGGTCGCCCACGCCGCGAACGCGACGACGCCGACGCTCGTCGTCCACTCGGACAACGACTTCCGCGTCCCGGTCAACAACGGCGAGATGTTCTACCTCTTCCTGAAGAAAAACGGCGTCGACACCCGTCTCGTCCGCTACCCGCGCGAGGGACACGAACTCTCCCGCTCGGGTGAACCGGGACACGTCGTCGACCGAATCGAGCGCATCGCCCGCTGGTTCGACGGCTACTCCGACCACCACGACGTGCCGCGCGCACTGGAGCGCGGCGACGACGGACTCTCGGCCGGTGAGGAAGAACACAAGGGCGACGACGAATAG
- a CDS encoding TAXI family TRAP transporter solute-binding subunit, with the protein MARYLNRRKFIAATGAAGLVGLAGCSDGGNGGDGGNGGNGGDGGDGGDGGNDSDGGNGGDGGSNQLSWHAGGTGGTYYPLSNQFKSVVEANTDYTLQVQSTGASVENAGSLGSGNADFALLQNDVAYFAVNGEGIDAFEGNAIPNIRGVATLYPETIHVVTPGNSDIQSIQDLEGATINTGDLGSGTQVDARQILEAVGIQDYTEQNTDFSQAAEQIQNGDVDAAFVVGGWPVGAIEDLANNSNIRIVEISGDARQQVKEAGSYFADDEIPAGTYSGIDEPVQTVAVQAMIATNEEQPEEVVQSVTEAIFENTDEINIKQEFITADTAQDGMSIDLHPGAQAYFDSAGTGGSGNESDGNETTGNETTGNESS; encoded by the coding sequence ATGGCTCGCTATCTCAATCGGCGGAAGTTTATCGCTGCAACCGGTGCGGCCGGCCTCGTCGGCCTCGCCGGCTGTTCTGACGGTGGAAACGGCGGCGACGGCGGAAACGGCGGAAACGGCGGCGACGGTGGCGATGGCGGCGACGGTGGAAACGACAGTGATGGCGGAAACGGCGGCGATGGTGGCAGCAACCAGCTATCGTGGCACGCCGGCGGTACCGGCGGCACGTACTACCCGCTGTCGAACCAGTTCAAGAGCGTCGTCGAGGCGAACACCGACTACACCCTGCAGGTGCAGTCGACGGGTGCCAGCGTCGAGAACGCGGGGAGCCTCGGCAGCGGCAACGCGGACTTCGCGCTCCTGCAGAACGACGTCGCCTACTTCGCGGTCAACGGCGAAGGTATCGACGCGTTCGAGGGTAACGCCATCCCGAACATTCGTGGCGTGGCGACGCTTTACCCGGAGACCATCCACGTGGTGACGCCCGGTAACTCCGACATCCAGTCGATTCAGGACCTCGAAGGCGCGACCATCAACACCGGCGACCTCGGCAGCGGGACGCAGGTCGACGCCCGACAGATTCTCGAAGCGGTCGGCATCCAGGACTACACCGAACAGAACACCGACTTCTCGCAGGCGGCCGAGCAGATTCAGAACGGCGACGTCGACGCGGCGTTCGTCGTCGGCGGCTGGCCGGTCGGCGCCATCGAGGACCTCGCCAACAACAGCAACATCCGCATCGTCGAGATCTCCGGCGACGCCCGCCAACAGGTCAAGGAAGCCGGATCGTACTTCGCCGACGACGAGATTCCCGCCGGCACGTACAGCGGTATCGACGAACCCGTCCAGACCGTCGCCGTGCAGGCGATGATCGCGACCAACGAGGAGCAACCTGAGGAGGTCGTCCAGTCGGTCACCGAAGCTATCTTCGAGAACACCGACGAGATCAACATCAAACAGGAGTTCATCACCGCCGACACGGCGCAGGACGGAATGTCCATCGACCTGCACCCCGGCGCGCAGGCGTACTTCGATTCGGCCGGAACCGGCGGAAGTGGCAACGAGTCCGACGGCAACGAGACCACCGGTAACGAGACCACCGGCAACGAATCGAGCTAA
- a CDS encoding DUF1850 domain-containing protein gives MSDRAGRRTVGLALASIAVLALVLAGGAAATQPERVLVVENAETGERLFATPVENDTTVTLAYNHSVEGSPVRDVYAVRGDELVMTRMEFSSYGWGFPAQANVTRENGSFVHHPDDVRLSELYVSPGDVAGHRLHVGDETYDLVARSDAETVRIHVEHRSILQRMTP, from the coding sequence ATGAGCGACCGCGCCGGTCGACGGACGGTCGGTCTCGCGCTCGCGTCGATCGCCGTTCTCGCACTCGTTCTCGCCGGAGGCGCGGCAGCGACGCAACCCGAACGCGTCCTCGTCGTTGAGAACGCCGAGACGGGTGAGCGCCTGTTCGCCACGCCGGTCGAAAACGACACGACGGTGACGCTCGCGTACAACCACAGCGTTGAGGGGAGCCCCGTCCGCGACGTGTACGCCGTCCGTGGCGACGAACTCGTGATGACGCGCATGGAGTTCTCCTCGTACGGGTGGGGCTTCCCGGCGCAGGCGAACGTCACTCGCGAGAACGGGAGCTTCGTCCACCACCCCGACGACGTGCGTCTGTCGGAACTGTACGTCTCACCCGGCGACGTGGCGGGGCACAGACTCCACGTCGGCGACGAGACGTACGACCTCGTCGCGCGCTCGGACGCCGAAACCGTGCGGATTCACGTCGAACACCGCAGTATACTCCAACGAATGACGCCATGA